One genomic segment of Clupea harengus unplaced genomic scaffold, Ch_v2.0.2, whole genome shotgun sequence includes these proteins:
- the LOC122131127 gene encoding LOW QUALITY PROTEIN: solute carrier family 25 member 34-like (The sequence of the model RefSeq protein was modified relative to this genomic sequence to represent the inferred CDS: deleted 1 base in 1 codon): MTTGTQLLNYPATESPFTSPPAPMAALSRTPVPGHPHIWPPLDFALGALACCGACLFTNPMEVVKTRLQLQGELRAHGSYQRHYRGVLQALWLVGRNDGLRGLQKGLCVGLLYQGSMNSVRLGFYSYTEAAGLTQAPVGNILAGAVAGALGAFVASPAYLVKTHLQAQTVQTIAVGHQHNHQGVSSAFATIYRREGLVGLWRGVNGAVPRVMVGSAAQLTTFSSAKEWVSHTEWFHPHSCLVALTAAMLSGVVVTITMTPFDVVSTRLYNQPVDEFRRGLLYRGFSDCMLKVSQAEGLLGLYKGIWPVFLRLAPHTVLSMLLWDLMRQRALQYQLESRSAG; encoded by the exons ATGACGACAGGCACCCAGCTCCTGAACTACCCGGCCACAGAGTCTCCATTCACCAGTCCTCCAGCCCCTATGGCAGCTCTAAGCCGGACTCCTGTGCCAGGGCACCCACACATTTGGCCCCCTCTGGACTTTGCGCTGGGTGCCCTGGCCTGCTGTGGTGCCTGTCTGTTCACCAACCCCATGGAGGTGGTGAAGACGCGTCTGCAGCTGCAGGGCGAGCTGAGAGCCCACGGCTCTTACCAGAGGCACTACCGCGGCGTCCTGCAGGCCCTGTGGCTGGTGGGCCGCAACGATGGCCTCCGCGGTCTCCAGAAAGGCCTGTGCGTGGGTCTGCTCTACCAGGGGTCAATGAACAGCGTACGACTGGGCTTCTACTCTTACACCGAGGCGGCTGGGCTCACCCAAGCCCCAGTTGGGAACATCCTGGCTGGGGCCGTTGCTGGAGCCTTGGGGGCCTTCGTCGCATCACCAGCCTACCTG gtTAAGACCCATCTTCAAGCCCAAACG GTGCAGACTATTGCTGTGGGTCACCAACATAACCACCAG ggggtGTCAAGTGCCTTTGCTACCATCTATCGGCGTGAGGGTCTGGTGGGCTTGTGGAGGGGAGTGAATGGAGCTGTGCCCAGGGTCATGGTGGGGTCAGCTGCCCAGCTCACAACCTTCAGCTCTGCCAAGGAGTgggtctctcacacagag TGGTTCCATCCACATAGCTGTCTTGTGGCCTTAACAGCTGCTATGTTAAGCGGTGTTGTGGTGACTATCACCATGACACCGTTTGATGTGGTCAGCACAAGACTTTACAACCAACCTGTGGATGAATTTCGAAGG GGCCTGCTGTATCGGGGCTTCTCGGACTGCATGCTGAAGGTGAGCCAAGCTGAAGGGCTCCTGGGTCTGTACAAGGGCATCTGGCCCGTGTTCCTGCGCCTGGCCCCACACACGGTGCTCAGCATGCTGCTCTGGGACCTGATGAGACAGAGGGCGCTCCAGTACCAGCTAGAGTCACGATCAGCCGGATGA